CTCGAAAAGCTGTTCGTCAGTCAATTTAAGACTAGGATCATTGGCAATATTTATGGATATCTCATTCCCGTTCTTCTTAATTATACTCTGAATTTCTATCTTGTAGAAGGAGAGTATATGCCTCGATTCGATGTCGTACaccttgttgttgaagtagaagtcGATGAGGAAATAGAGCTGTTTGAAATTGATCTTTTCGTTTCCTCGCACCAAGTTGAGCGAGGAATCCCAGAGGTTCTGAACCTTAAGTAACAACGTTCTTCCCTTCTCCGATACGAGGTCATGATAAGCGAATTGCTCCTGTTCCGTTCCATACTGATTTGGTACTACAGTGTTGTACTTCCTTGGGGTATCAGTGGATCGAGCCAGAGGAACAGGAGAGCTTATCCCACCTACTGGACTTGGTGTGATCTGGTCTTCTGtcatgaagttgaaatcgCACTCGATAACTGGACACCTTAATTTATTTGGCTCTTCAGACTTGACCACACTGTAGGTGAAGTCGATTTCGTTGATTCTATAGGGTGATTTCTTCGACAAAGGGTTGGATGTGACAGACTGGTTTGGTAAGCTGAAGGCTCCCGGGCTGTTTCTAGAAGTGTTGTTCAACATGTTCATTTTGTACATGTGGTAGATCTTCTGGAGATTTGTGATTTTGAACCAGAGAGTGGTAAGCTGTGGATCCAATTtaatcaagttgatccacGAGTACGTATCTATGTGGTTAACTTTAGAACTAGTACGTCCTATTACACTGTATGCTGGATCGTGGTGAATTGTGAGTGGATCTCGGTTGTTAACGAGAGAGAGGTTCAACTTCGTCAAAATCAAGATAGGCTTACAGCCCATAGCCGTGGCATCGTGGACCTTCGGCGAGAGCTGCTGGAGCACCGAAAGCTGTCGCTTCAAGTCGTCGATCTCCTTTCTTTGAGAAAGGATGACTTTGTCAGTATGCGCTCGAAACTGTTTAAACTCACTCGTCTCTTCGATCTTGACTTGTAGTAAAGATGCGTTCGCATCATGTGAGTCTTCTGCGTCTTCTGCCTTCACCTGAGAACTCTTTTTCGACCACACTGGCTCCAAATACTCGCAAAGATGCGGCACACCATTCTTGATACACCCTGAACAGGACGGCTTGCCCTTGTCACATTTGACCTTACGCTTCTTACAGTTGAGACATGACACGGGAACTCTGTTCCGCTGTCTCTGGCGTTTCTGTTCCATGGTTACCGTTGCCtgtgaagaagaaggtgcCATTTCCGCGACGGTATGTAACTGTACTACAGTATGATATCGTAAGGTAGTTATGGTAAGTTAATCCGATCCGGAGATATCGGGGAAGCAAGTAGGTAAGTGTGTGTAATAGTACTTGAGCACTGTCTCTGGACTTGCGATAAAGGACTCTGCCATGCTTCGGCACTCTGCCAAATCTCGCTTACTGGTCTAATTGGCTGAAATCGAGCAGCTGGGCGAATTAGGAAGTATCCCCGTCAAGACTCTATTACTAATGCTGGAGTCTGTACGAAAAGACCACAGCGCAACCGATGCGAAACGGCTGATGTAGCCTTAGATCACGTTATATGTATCACATGTGCCATACAAATGAAGAACTGCTAGATCTTAAATATATATAGCAACTGTTCTGGGATACGAGTCTGTTCTTGCTTCAAGTAGGAGAGAATAGCTACTCTGAAATATATCCAAAGAGAAGATCTTTTCTGGGAGCTTTATACCTTTAGTTTGTCCAGTTTCAAAGTGATATGTAAAGTATTTCATCTCATTCTGTTTGCGTGGGTTAACACAGCCTGCTTAATTGAATTTCAGAAGAATTCTGCGCAATTGCCTTCCTTAATAGACGGAGAAGCACCTTTactcttcaagtagttgagATTTGTGAAAACCGAAGGAAGAATCGCTATAACTCATACTGTAAGTCTTGAGTCAAGGACTGTATAGACCAACTGATCGGATCTCGGTCGCGTGACATATATCACCTGACCcatctcttcaagtttcaACTATTAGACAAATCTGAGTAGCTACAACTACATTGTATTCTTTGCTTCCGTAGACAATGTCCGCTGGTATTCCTGTCAGATTGCTTAACGAGGCCCAGGGCCACGTGATCTCGCTCGAGCTTACCACTGGTGATACATACCGAGGAAAGCTCTTGGAAAACGAAGATAACATGAATTTGTCACTTTACGATGTAGTGATAACGAAAGGCAGAACGGGTGCTACTTCATACATGAACCAGGTGTTTGTGAGAGGGTCGATGATTCGCTTCATCACTGTACCGgatatattgaagaatgcGCCTATGTTCTTTATGAAGCCAGGCGATAAACCTAAACCTCCTGTGAGAGGACCTCCTCCAAAGAGAACTAGGCATTGATataagaaaatgaaaatgaaaaatgttcaaattgaagatatatcagaaaagaaatcacTATCAGAAGtatcagaaagaaaactGTAGCAGAAATGGATTACGAGAAGAACATAAAACAAGATTCTGAGAATCTGCTATAATAGCTTATACGCTGTGATACATTTTGAGAAAGATCAGACAATAGAAGCTGTCCACAAGCATCTTGTATCTATATAGATGTGGACTATTGTACACTAGGGGCCATGTCCATATATGTCTTAATACTAATTAGACTAATATAAAATATACTCAATTCTCAGTTAATGCCTATAGTAGATATATAATTACAAGTGATGGTTAAGCTTAACAGTTAGACCATGGTGACCAACTCTTCAGCAGCCGTAGGATGGATGGCCACACAGTTATCGAAGTCCTTCTTGGTAGCTCCCATCTTCACGGCGACTCCAAAGCCTTGTAAGATTTCGGCAGAAGAGTCTCCCACAATGTGAAGACCTACgaccttttcttcaggAAGCAAACAGACGATTCTATAAGCTGTAGGCGACTTGAATTCGTCGTGGTCTACCAACCCGTAGTACATCTGGGTGAATTTGGAGTTGTACACCTTGATATTTTCTTCGCCGTATTTGGCAATAGCTTCCTTGGTGGATAAACCAATGGAACCAGCTTCAGGATGTGAGAAGATCACCGATGGAACATTATTGTAGTCCAACTTGTCCTCGGCGAAGATCTCTGGTCCAAACAATCTGTTGGACAACCTACGACCAGCAGCAATGGCAACCGGAGTCAATTCCACTTTGCCTACTACGTCTCCAAGCGAGAATATCTTGGGATTGGCTGTTCTCTGGAACTCATCTGTTGAAACTTGCAACTTATCGTTGAGTTTTACGCCGACCTTATCTAAGCTGAGATCAATCAACGATTTTCTGCCTACGGTCCAGACCAACTCATCTACTTCTAAAGTCTTACCGTTACCCAAAaacaccttcttcttgccgTCTGCCGTCTTTTCAACCTTAGTGACACCACCGGACTGTTTGTATATGTTGATGCCCAACTTATCTGTGTAGTAGTCGGTGATTGTAGTCTGGATGATGTCATCAAACGACCTCAATACGGTGTCACCTCTGATAATGAAGTGGGTTTCTGAACCCAAGCCGTTGAAAACACCAGAGAACTCAACTCCAATATAACCAGCTCCAACTACAGCCACAGATTTAGGTTGCTTCTCTAATTCAAAGAACCCATCTGAAGTGATACCCAATTCAGCACCAGGTACCTTTGGAGGAACAATAGGTGCACCTCCGGTGGCGATCAACACTTTCTTACCAGCAAATACAAGCTTCTCATCCTTCTTGAATGTCTTGCCctcttccaagaacttgatctCCTGGTCTCCAGATAACGTGACTTCTACATCGCCCTCGGAATTGATGAACTTGGCGTAACCAAAGAGATAGTTGACGCCTTCtctgttcaagttgttctcATAGATTCCATTCAACTTTCTGACGTAAGCGtctctcttctctttcatcAAACCCCAGTTGAAATCCCCGTacttgatttcttcctcGGATGAAGCCAATCCGTACGATTTCATATGGTGTTTCTTGTGAGCCAAGTCAGCAGCGTGCCACATAAGCTTCTTGGGAACACAGCCGACATTGACACAGGTACCACCCATCTTGTGGTATTTACCTTCGATCAACAATACTCGAGCTCCATATTTGGCAGCTCTACGGGCTGAAGCAACTCCTCCAGAGCCACCTCCAATCACGAGATAGTCAAATGTATTGTGCGCAGAAACAGGAGCCATTGTGGAGACAGAAGTAGATAAATGTTTGTGGATAGTTTGCAAACGGGTAGTGGatgacttcaagatgttggaCGCGGAATTTCTTATCATTATATACCCTTCGGCACCGTTCTTCTCCAGAGTCAATTGTGCGAGATGAAGGGGGTATCGAGAAAATTTCATTCCACCGTTTGTAATCAAGCGGAGGAGGACCGGAAGTGGCGTTGTCACGTGCCTGATCAACTATTATCTATGGAAATTCTAAGTTGGTATAGCCCAGAATCATAATGAtaataataaataataataattaAGAGATGCTGATCTCAAAGATGTGGATGACGCTACGGCTGGGTCACTTCCATGACACTCTCTTTTGAACTTGGTATATATTGTATTTTTCTAGGAGTTTCCATGGACGGTCATTTTCCGATTAATTCTCGAAATTTGAGAGTCTCGCTAAAGTCGCAGGATGCACCGGAAGTTCTCACTAATCGCACTAGAACTGGACCAGAATTTCTAATCAGTGGAGATTCTCTCACTTCGCACTACACTACTAAACCGATCTCTACTACAGTTTTCCATATTGACCATCTCTATTGGTATTGGCTCGTTAACTACTTTATTAAGAGTTTGTGTAATCTGCTATCCCCGCTAGAAATCGTCCTGGTTATACCCGTCGTCCACTTCGTTTTTGATACACTTTCGGAGAAAAGATAACGTAAATAGTTGCAACTCTTCATTAATGCTGCTGGCGTCCAAGTCATCGTCTTCCTCTAAGGCGCGACTTGAAGACGGCAGGTGTTCAGCCAAATCATGTTCAGCCAAATAGCCGTCGTAGAGTTTGTCAAGTTTACGAGATGTCACGCTGTGGAACTTATCGTAGTCAAAATCTGTAGCTGCTAACAACGGACTCATATTGACGTTCATGTTACTACTGTTCATGTTCATATTAGagcctcttcttcttttatgCTTGATATTGCTACCGATGGAACTGTTCTTTAGATCTCGCAAGGAaagttttgtttcttctagAGCCTGTAGCGAGgctctttcttcgtctaAGAGCGACTTGATTTCGTCTCTGTCTTCATGGAAAATTTTCTGTAGATTGGCCGTATTGTCAATAGACGAATAGGACGAGTTGTTGGTAATATACTCCTGGTTCAACGAGTTGCTGTAGCCAAATAGACGCTGAAGgacttctttcttctgacTGATTTGCAACTGCCTTCTAGTAGAGACAGAATGAGCCTGGGAAAAAAGCCTTTCCTGGTTCATTTGCACCTGTTTCTTGTACTCATAGAGTAGATGCTTTGTATCAGTGTTGCTTCTACTGCTGGAAACACTAGTGTGCTGTAAACTGGAATAGCTGCTCTGGATGATATCCAATTCTCCACGAGTATAGCCCGGGATCGCCTGGATCACGTTGTTTTTACGCAGATTTACTTTGCTAGACCTGCTAGCTTCCGTATgttcgtcttcatcaagttcatcgatatcatcttcagattcaCTCGAATTGCCAAAGATCACATTGGTACTGATCCTTTCGGCCAGTTCCCATGACTTTATCTGGGATTCCTTTATGGCCGGTGGTAAATGTTCGCCGTGCTGGAGGTCTATTTCCGTCGGGTAATTTGTGAAAACTGAATAGTCATAGCCATTCATATTTATAGGTTTGCGAATTATGAAACTCGGCACGGATTTGTTGGGGTGGCTATCATCGATGTCATGAATGACGTTTCTACTGACTACTTCCATGTCGTCTGAACCATCTGCGACTTTTTGCTTCAGCAGCTGGTgcaaattcaacaacttcgaTTTGATCAAACGACCATTGCGAGACGATTTCAGAGAAAGCACCTTACCGCTATTACTATTACTGGCATTGTTAGTGTTCCCATAGTTCACTTTATCTTGTCGTTGGCGGAAACGTCGTATGTTGTTGCTCGGAGTGCTTACcatagaagatgaagacgaaacAGAACGCGTGGTATCGTTGGTGTTTATGAATGTCGTCGAAGTATCTACTGCAGCTGCTAGATGTGCGGAAGATACTCGTGATGTCGGGTTGATGCTAAACTTAGGGAGGTTATATTTTGACGATGAGGAATAGTTGGGATTGTTTGTGGAAGAATTCATAGTGAATAGTTATTATTAATGAAGAATGTGAATGAAAATATGGTATGAGACAATAGGGTATTCAATAATGTCTACTTGTTTAATCGTCTTTGGTGAAACTTCGTATTCGTCTAGTTCTTGCAAATAGTTGATAT
This Scheffersomyces stipitis CBS 6054 chromosome 3, complete sequence DNA region includes the following protein-coding sequences:
- the GLR1 gene encoding glutathione reductase (converts oxidized glutathine and NADPH into two glutathiones and NADP+~go_component cytoplasm~go_function disulfide oxidoreductase activity; oxidoreductase activity~go_process electron transport) encodes the protein MAPVSAHNTFDYLVIGGGSGGVASARRAAKYGARVLLIEGKYHKMGGTCVNVGCVPKKLMWHAADLAHKKHHMKSYGLASSEEEIKYGDFNWGLMKEKRDAYVRKLNGIYENNLNREGVNYLFGYAKFINSEGDVEVTLSGDQEIKFLEEGKTFKKDEKLVFAGKKVLIATGGAPIVPPKVPGAELGITSDGFFELEKQPKSVAVVGAGYIGVEFSGVFNGLGSETHFIIRGDTVLRSFDDIIQTTITDYYTDKLGINIYKQSGGVTKVEKTADGKKKVFLGNGKTLEVDELVWTVGRKSLIDLSLDKVGVKLNDKLQVSTDEFQRTANPKIFSLGDVVGKVELTPVAIAAGRRLSNRLFGPEIFAEDKLDYNNVPSVIFSHPEAGSIGLSTKEAIAKYGEENIKVYNSKFTQMYYGLVDHDEFKSPTAYRIVCLLPEEKVVGLHIVGDSSAEILQGFGVAVKMGATKKDFDNCVAIHPTAAEELVTMV
- a CDS encoding predicted protein (go_component nucleus; small nucleolar ribonucleoprotein complex); amino-acid sequence: AGIPVRLLNEAQGHVISLELTTGDTYRGKLLENEDNMNLSLYDVVITKGRTGATSYMNQVFVRGSMIRFITVPDILKNAPMFFMKPGDKPKPPVRGP